Proteins from one Corynebacterium testudinoris genomic window:
- a CDS encoding glycosyltransferase, whose translation MSDPAARRSISIVIPCLDDADLLARCLNSLAAQRTPAEEIIVVDNGSTDDSAAVARAAGALVITEPRRGITWATRTGFDAASGDILVRIDADVLAPSDYLTRLHAAWDAADAASAAPGRRVVGVTGVGRFELPGPFTRLASALYLGAYRASVGSALGHNPLFGTNYSVRATWWREVRDEVDSADTSSHEDMQLSFEVRPDETVWFQPDLTVDMDPRALFGVRQLARRFGRGMHTIVRAWRKHPPHRRLAQRGLLGA comes from the coding sequence TTGTCAGACCCCGCCGCGCGACGATCCATCAGCATCGTCATACCCTGCCTCGATGATGCCGACTTGCTGGCGCGATGCCTGAACTCCCTCGCCGCACAGCGCACCCCGGCCGAAGAAATCATCGTCGTGGACAACGGTTCCACCGATGATTCGGCCGCCGTGGCCCGCGCCGCCGGTGCCCTGGTCATCACCGAGCCCCGCCGCGGCATCACCTGGGCCACCCGGACCGGTTTCGATGCCGCCAGCGGCGACATCCTCGTGCGTATCGACGCCGACGTGCTCGCCCCCAGCGATTACCTCACCCGCCTGCACGCGGCATGGGATGCCGCAGATGCCGCGAGCGCCGCGCCGGGCCGACGCGTCGTAGGGGTCACTGGGGTGGGTCGTTTCGAGCTGCCGGGCCCGTTCACCAGGTTGGCCAGTGCCCTCTACCTTGGTGCGTATCGCGCCAGCGTGGGATCCGCGCTCGGCCACAATCCGCTCTTTGGCACCAACTACTCGGTGCGGGCCACGTGGTGGCGTGAGGTCCGCGACGAGGTCGATTCCGCCGATACCTCATCACACGAGGACATGCAGCTTTCCTTCGAGGTCCGCCCAGACGAAACGGTGTGGTTTCAACCCGACCTCACCGTGGACATGGACCCCCGGGCCCTGTTTGGCGTCCGTCAGCTGGCCCGCCGATTTGGCCGCGGCATGCACACGATCGTGCGCGCGTGGCGGAAGCATCCCCCGCATCGCCGTCTGGCTCAACGCGGATTGTTGGGGGCGTGA
- the crtI gene encoding phytoene desaturase family protein gives MTPSQPHTAVVIGAGVAGLATAALLAREGLSVTVVERLDTVGGRAGDLTLDDHPGFRWDTGPSWYLMPEAFDHFFRLLGTTAEEQLDLVDLAPAYRVFPEGQELIDVPQGREAVISLFESIEPGAGAALERYLDSAADAYEISLDRFLYTTFSAISPLVHRDVRARARQLATLLSTSLQKFVNKRFRDVRLRQILTYPAVFLSSRPESTPALYHLMSHTDLVQGVKYPVGGFTSVVDALHRLAVEEGVDFELETDVTAITTSGKRATGVRVRNARGEIREIPADLVVSGADLHHTENELLPAQLRTYPEKYFAGRDPGIGTVLVMLGVQGRLPQLRHHNLLFSNDWAVDFAAVFDGPQPERPEGASQSIYVSMPSATDPGVAPPEHENLFILVPVPASESVGHGDLFGEGSVSVDAIADAAVDQLAEWADIPDLPERIVVRRTVGPADFAERYHAWRAGSIGPAHTLKQSAFLRGSNVSGKVDGLYYAGATTLPGVGVPMCLISAENVLKRLRGDSSPGALPEAGR, from the coding sequence ATGACCCCCTCGCAACCCCACACCGCCGTGGTCATTGGGGCGGGGGTGGCTGGCCTCGCCACCGCCGCGCTCCTGGCGCGCGAGGGCCTGTCCGTGACGGTCGTCGAGCGCCTCGACACCGTTGGTGGGCGCGCCGGGGACCTCACCCTGGACGATCACCCCGGGTTCCGCTGGGACACCGGCCCCTCCTGGTACCTCATGCCCGAGGCTTTCGATCACTTCTTCCGCCTGCTGGGCACCACCGCTGAGGAGCAGCTCGACCTCGTCGATCTGGCGCCGGCATACCGCGTCTTCCCCGAGGGACAAGAGCTTATCGACGTCCCGCAGGGACGCGAAGCCGTCATCTCCCTGTTCGAGAGCATCGAACCCGGCGCCGGAGCCGCCCTGGAGCGCTACCTCGACAGCGCCGCCGATGCGTATGAGATCTCCCTCGACCGCTTCCTCTACACCACGTTTTCCGCCATCTCACCCCTCGTGCACCGCGACGTGCGGGCCCGGGCTCGGCAGCTGGCCACACTCCTGAGCACCTCGCTGCAGAAATTTGTGAACAAGCGTTTCCGCGACGTTCGCCTCCGCCAGATTCTCACCTACCCGGCCGTGTTCCTCTCTTCTCGTCCCGAATCCACGCCCGCGCTTTATCACCTGATGAGCCACACCGACCTGGTTCAAGGCGTGAAATACCCGGTGGGTGGCTTCACCTCCGTGGTGGACGCCCTGCATCGCCTCGCCGTTGAGGAAGGGGTGGACTTTGAGTTGGAAACCGACGTCACGGCGATCACCACCTCAGGAAAACGCGCGACGGGAGTACGCGTCAGAAATGCCCGAGGGGAGATCCGGGAGATCCCCGCCGACCTGGTTGTCTCCGGCGCGGACCTCCACCACACCGAAAACGAACTCCTCCCCGCGCAGCTGCGCACCTACCCGGAAAAGTACTTCGCCGGACGCGACCCCGGCATCGGCACGGTCCTGGTCATGTTGGGTGTGCAGGGGAGACTTCCTCAGCTACGCCACCACAACCTGCTGTTTAGCAACGATTGGGCGGTCGACTTCGCCGCCGTCTTCGACGGGCCCCAGCCGGAACGGCCCGAGGGCGCCTCGCAGTCGATTTACGTCTCCATGCCCTCGGCCACCGATCCGGGCGTGGCACCACCAGAGCATGAAAACCTCTTCATCCTGGTCCCAGTACCCGCGAGCGAGTCCGTCGGTCACGGCGACCTCTTCGGCGAAGGATCCGTGTCAGTCGATGCGATTGCCGATGCCGCCGTCGACCAGCTCGCCGAATGGGCCGACATCCCGGACCTTCCGGAGCGGATTGTGGTCCGCCGCACGGTAGGGCCAGCCGACTTTGCCGAGCGCTATCACGCGTGGCGCGCCGGCTCCATCGGCCCCGCCCACACCCTCAAGCAATCGGCGTTCCTCCGGGGAAGCAACGTCTCCGGCAAAGTGGACGGGCTCTACTACGCCGGGGCCACGACCCTGCCCGGGGTAGGAGTACCCATGTGCCTGATCTCCGCTGAGAACGTGCTCAAGCGCCTGCGGGGCGATAGCAGCCCCGGCGCTCTACCCGAGGCTGGCCGATGA
- a CDS encoding TIGR03089 family protein: MDLLEHLLAMDPAAPRLTVYNDSTGARLDFSAQTLDNWASKIANMLLEELDLDEESTILIDLPVSWQAATIVLGSVAAGVRHRFGTESSDDIDAVFTSLDRFDAYSGPDIVLVSDDPFGRGIVESGGQLPDDAIDFGPTVRFYGDQFFGPAPSLRDVVPTSTEPARVLSTGWHDDASFAESVLIPLSAGGSAVVVSGLSDTDRLDEIAVAEKVTQRV; this comes from the coding sequence ATGGACCTTCTAGAACACTTGCTTGCGATGGATCCAGCCGCCCCCCGCCTCACGGTGTACAACGACTCGACCGGGGCGCGCCTCGACTTTTCTGCCCAAACTCTTGATAACTGGGCCTCAAAAATCGCCAACATGCTGCTCGAAGAGCTCGACCTCGACGAAGAATCCACCATCCTCATCGATCTCCCCGTCAGCTGGCAGGCCGCGACCATCGTTTTGGGCAGCGTGGCCGCCGGGGTACGCCACCGCTTTGGCACCGAATCCAGCGACGACATTGACGCCGTGTTTACCTCCCTCGACCGCTTCGACGCCTACTCCGGGCCCGACATTGTGCTGGTCAGCGATGACCCCTTCGGCCGTGGCATCGTCGAATCGGGCGGGCAATTGCCGGATGATGCCATCGATTTCGGGCCGACGGTGCGTTTTTATGGCGACCAGTTCTTCGGCCCGGCGCCGTCATTGCGCGATGTCGTGCCCACGTCCACGGAGCCCGCTCGGGTGTTGTCCACGGGTTGGCACGATGACGCCTCCTTCGCCGAATCCGTCCTCATTCCGCTCTCCGCTGGGGGGTCGGCGGTCGTGGTCAGCGGCTTGTCCGACACCGACCGCTTGGATGAGATCGCAGTGGCGGAAAAGGTGACGCAACGCGTGTAG
- a CDS encoding ArsO family NAD(P)H-dependent flavin-containing monooxygenase, translating to MAGHSDDSYEAIIIGGGQSGLATAYYLLRAGVKTLVLDDQPAPGGGWRHVWPSMTLFSTAEFSNLPGWPMPDYDGFPPASHVVDYLSAYEQRYRIPVERPVHVDRIDFDDDCYRIRAGAQSWTADNIVAATGTWSAPFAPSYPGTFAGTHWHSANYPGIAPFQGKRVAVVGGANSGAQIAADLSRVAEVTWYTREQPRWMPDEVDGRVLFRRNRQRALAIGRGEPDPGADSELGDIVVLPEVRAARDSGRLKATPMFSSLDEVEADHLIWCTGFRPAIGPVRRLLENGKPQYPGLHVVGYGDWTGPGAATITGVGPYAKKAARDIADSVGKTVK from the coding sequence ATGGCAGGGCACAGCGACGACAGCTACGAAGCGATCATTATCGGCGGTGGCCAGTCGGGACTGGCCACCGCCTACTACCTGCTGCGGGCAGGCGTGAAGACCCTGGTCCTGGATGACCAGCCTGCCCCCGGCGGGGGTTGGCGGCATGTGTGGCCGTCGATGACGTTGTTTTCTACCGCGGAGTTTTCCAACCTGCCGGGTTGGCCCATGCCCGACTATGACGGGTTTCCCCCGGCTTCCCATGTGGTGGACTATCTCAGTGCCTATGAGCAGCGCTACCGCATCCCGGTGGAACGCCCCGTCCATGTGGACCGGATCGACTTCGACGATGATTGCTACCGCATCCGGGCTGGAGCGCAGTCCTGGACGGCGGACAATATTGTCGCGGCCACCGGCACCTGGTCCGCCCCCTTCGCCCCGTCGTATCCTGGAACGTTCGCCGGCACTCACTGGCACTCGGCGAATTACCCCGGGATCGCACCCTTCCAGGGTAAGCGTGTCGCAGTGGTCGGTGGGGCGAACTCCGGCGCCCAGATCGCCGCGGACTTAAGCCGCGTGGCCGAGGTGACCTGGTACACCCGCGAGCAACCACGCTGGATGCCTGATGAGGTCGATGGCCGGGTGCTGTTTCGCCGCAACCGGCAGCGCGCCCTGGCCATTGGGCGCGGGGAACCGGATCCCGGGGCAGACTCGGAGCTCGGCGATATTGTCGTCCTGCCCGAGGTCCGTGCCGCCAGGGATTCCGGGCGCCTAAAGGCCACCCCGATGTTTAGCTCACTGGATGAGGTCGAGGCTGATCACCTGATCTGGTGCACCGGGTTTCGCCCGGCGATTGGGCCGGTGCGCCGGCTGCTGGAAAACGGGAAACCACAATACCCGGGTCTGCATGTGGTCGGTTACGGCGACTGGACGGGCCCGGGGGCGGCGACGATCACCGGTGTCGGCCCCTACGCCAAAAAGGCCGCCCGCGACATTGCCGACTCTGTCGGCAAGACCGTGAAATGA
- a CDS encoding ABC transporter ATP-binding protein, whose amino-acid sequence MATVKFDAVSIRYPGAERPTVHDLDLEIADGEFLVLVGPSGCGKSTTLRALAGLEEVDSGHLLIDGRDVTGTEPGDRDIAMVFQNYALYPHLSVAKNMGFALKLAKLPAAEIAERVERAADMLGLTEFLDRKPKDLSGGQRQRVAMGRAIVRDPKVFLMDEPLSNLDAKLRVQTRAELAALQRRLGTTTVYVTHDQVEAMTMGDRVAVLKDGILQQVAPPRELYDAPVNDFVAGFIGSPAMNLFPFDGVTLGVRPESMMVLEDRELPAGWVEKQATVDLVEELGSESYVYATSDGVRLVARLNEVASPERGARVRFGFSPADSHRFHPSTGERL is encoded by the coding sequence ATGGCAACGGTCAAGTTTGATGCGGTCTCCATCCGTTACCCGGGCGCCGAGCGCCCCACGGTCCACGATCTCGATCTGGAGATCGCCGACGGCGAGTTCCTCGTTCTCGTCGGCCCATCCGGCTGCGGTAAATCCACCACCCTCCGGGCGTTAGCGGGACTCGAAGAGGTCGACTCGGGGCACTTGCTTATTGATGGCCGCGATGTCACCGGCACCGAGCCCGGGGACCGCGACATCGCCATGGTGTTTCAGAATTACGCCCTCTATCCGCACCTGAGCGTGGCCAAGAACATGGGTTTCGCCCTCAAGTTGGCCAAGCTGCCTGCCGCGGAGATCGCTGAGCGGGTGGAACGCGCCGCGGACATGCTCGGCCTCACTGAGTTCCTCGACCGCAAGCCGAAGGACCTGTCTGGCGGCCAGCGGCAGCGCGTGGCCATGGGTCGCGCGATCGTGCGTGATCCCAAGGTCTTCCTCATGGATGAGCCTCTGTCTAACTTGGACGCCAAGCTCCGCGTCCAGACTCGCGCCGAGCTTGCCGCCCTCCAGCGCCGCCTGGGCACCACGACTGTCTACGTCACGCACGATCAGGTGGAGGCTATGACGATGGGAGATCGCGTCGCCGTCCTCAAGGACGGCATCCTCCAGCAGGTTGCGCCGCCGAGGGAGCTTTACGACGCCCCGGTCAACGACTTCGTCGCCGGCTTCATCGGCTCCCCCGCCATGAATCTCTTCCCCTTTGACGGCGTGACGCTCGGCGTCCGCCCGGAATCCATGATGGTGCTCGAGGATCGCGAGCTGCCCGCCGGCTGGGTGGAGAAGCAGGCAACGGTCGACCTCGTGGAGGAACTCGGCTCGGAGTCCTATGTCTATGCCACCAGCGACGGGGTCCGCCTCGTCGCCCGCCTCAACGAGGTGGCCTCCCCAGAGCGCGGCGCGCGGGTTCGTTTCGGCTTCTCCCCCGCCGACTCGCATCGCTTCCACCCCTCGACCGGTGAGCGCCTGTAG
- the arsB gene encoding ACR3 family arsenite efflux transporter yields the protein MTAPTQTRAQPAHISFLDKYIPIWIILAMALGLLLGRGIPGLAPFLGSMEVGGISLPIALGLLVMMYPPLAKVRYDKTKEIAADKRLMSVSLILNWIVGPALMFALAWTFLPDEPELRTGLIIVGLARCIAMVLVWSDMSCGDREATAVLVAVNSVFQVIMFGVLGWFYLQVLPSWLGLETTSAEFSFWSIVTSVLVFLGIPLLAGVLSRIIGEKVKGRGWYENKFLPAISPLSLIGLLYTIVLLFSLQGEQITSQPWTVVRLAVPLLIYFVGMFAIALIAAKASGMNYAQSASVSFTAAGNNFELAIAVAIGTFGATSAQALAGTIGPLIEIPVLVGLVYTMLWLGPKLFPQDPTLPVSSTPSPQTALSEKENFTS from the coding sequence ATGACCGCACCCACCCAGACCCGGGCTCAACCCGCCCATATTTCCTTCCTCGACAAATATATTCCGATCTGGATCATCCTCGCCATGGCGCTCGGCCTCCTTCTGGGCCGCGGCATCCCCGGACTGGCCCCCTTCCTCGGTTCCATGGAGGTCGGTGGGATCTCCCTGCCGATCGCCCTGGGCCTGCTGGTGATGATGTACCCACCGCTGGCCAAGGTCCGCTACGACAAGACCAAAGAAATCGCCGCTGACAAACGCCTGATGAGTGTTTCACTCATTCTCAACTGGATCGTGGGCCCGGCACTGATGTTCGCCCTGGCCTGGACCTTCCTGCCGGACGAACCGGAACTGCGCACCGGCCTGATCATCGTCGGCCTGGCCCGCTGCATCGCCATGGTGCTCGTCTGGTCGGACATGTCCTGCGGTGACCGGGAGGCCACCGCCGTGCTGGTGGCGGTCAACTCCGTCTTCCAGGTCATCATGTTCGGTGTGCTGGGCTGGTTCTACCTGCAGGTCCTGCCCTCCTGGCTGGGTCTGGAGACCACCTCGGCGGAGTTCTCCTTCTGGTCGATTGTCACCTCGGTGCTCGTCTTCCTCGGCATCCCGTTGCTGGCCGGTGTGCTGTCCCGGATCATCGGCGAGAAGGTCAAGGGGCGTGGTTGGTACGAGAACAAATTCCTGCCCGCCATCTCCCCGTTGTCCTTAATCGGCCTGCTGTATACCATCGTCCTGCTGTTTTCTCTGCAGGGAGAGCAGATCACCTCCCAGCCCTGGACCGTGGTGCGTCTTGCGGTACCGCTGTTGATCTACTTCGTCGGCATGTTCGCCATCGCACTGATTGCCGCGAAGGCGTCGGGCATGAATTACGCTCAGTCGGCGTCGGTGTCGTTTACGGCCGCGGGCAATAACTTCGAGCTGGCCATCGCCGTGGCCATCGGCACTTTCGGGGCGACCTCCGCACAGGCGCTAGCCGGCACGATCGGCCCGTTGATCGAGATCCCGGTGCTTGTCGGCCTGGTCTACACCATGCTGTGGCTGGGACCGAAACTCTTCCCCCAGGATCCGACCCTACCTGTATCCTCGACACCGTCTCCGCAGACTGCTTTATCCGAGAAGGAGAACTTCACCTCATGA
- a CDS encoding polyprenyl synthetase family protein, with translation MDDLTKGVNDSLALINEYLTATRGRAPVNSQLIDYAIDGVSTFALGGKHLRAALVHISAGELPAERQIIATTFGACVDLLHGAFIIHDDIIDRDDTRRGHPTVHAAVREEYADAHLGTSIGIAAGDIALNGALQILVTSPLDDALVRQAMRILTDAAQQTILGEVLDIAHTVGQAPDPALVRLSNDLKTSDYTFGAPLKLGALAAERDPASMEPIARELGRAFQAADDIAGSVGDSAVTGKLAGGDVLHGRATLMTMRMGGDELDTDPLALGAIVHEVVEEGQAHLRLARTHIDEAVLSDSIRAGLHAVADDVERMLRTYA, from the coding sequence ATGGACGATCTCACGAAGGGAGTCAACGATTCTTTGGCGCTGATCAACGAGTATCTCACCGCCACCCGCGGCCGCGCGCCGGTCAACTCCCAGCTCATCGATTATGCGATCGACGGGGTCTCTACCTTCGCCTTGGGGGGTAAGCATCTGCGTGCCGCGCTCGTGCATATCTCGGCGGGCGAGTTGCCCGCCGAGCGGCAGATCATCGCCACAACCTTCGGCGCCTGCGTTGACCTGCTGCATGGGGCCTTTATTATTCACGATGACATCATCGACCGCGATGACACCCGCCGCGGGCATCCGACGGTGCACGCCGCAGTGCGTGAGGAATACGCGGACGCGCATCTGGGGACGTCGATAGGCATTGCCGCGGGCGATATCGCCCTCAACGGTGCGCTCCAGATCCTGGTCACGTCCCCGCTTGACGACGCCCTCGTGCGTCAAGCAATGCGCATCCTCACGGATGCAGCCCAACAGACAATTCTTGGCGAAGTCCTCGACATCGCCCACACGGTGGGCCAGGCACCCGATCCGGCCCTCGTGCGGTTGAGCAATGACCTCAAGACCTCCGATTACACCTTCGGCGCACCGCTGAAACTCGGCGCACTGGCCGCCGAACGCGACCCCGCCTCGATGGAGCCCATCGCCCGGGAGCTGGGTCGAGCCTTCCAAGCCGCCGACGACATCGCCGGCTCGGTGGGCGATAGCGCTGTCACCGGCAAACTCGCCGGGGGAGACGTCCTGCATGGCCGCGCTACGCTCATGACCATGCGCATGGGCGGCGATGAATTGGACACCGACCCATTGGCGCTTGGTGCCATCGTCCACGAAGTGGTGGAGGAAGGCCAGGCCCACCTACGTCTAGCTCGCACCCACATCGATGAGGCAGTGCTCAGCGATTCAATCCGCGCTGGCCTGCACGCCGTCGCCGACGATGTCGAAAGGATGTTGCGTACCTATGCCTGA
- a CDS encoding lycopene cyclase domain-containing protein produces MSVAYLSILLVTLVCMVLCDWRWKLTFFADARRAAIICVAMVALFLVWDALGIVTGSFFRGASDYMLGVELAPEMPVEEPIFLFFLTYLTLNLTSGVRLLLHIRSTSRRVQP; encoded by the coding sequence ATGAGCGTCGCCTACCTCAGCATTCTCCTAGTCACCCTCGTCTGCATGGTGCTGTGCGATTGGCGATGGAAGCTCACCTTCTTCGCTGACGCCCGCCGCGCCGCCATCATCTGCGTGGCGATGGTCGCGTTGTTCCTGGTCTGGGACGCCCTCGGCATTGTCACCGGCTCCTTCTTCCGGGGAGCCTCCGACTACATGCTGGGAGTAGAACTCGCCCCGGAGATGCCCGTGGAGGAGCCGATCTTCCTCTTCTTCCTCACCTACCTCACCCTCAATCTGACCTCCGGAGTTCGCCTCCTGCTTCACATCCGCTCGACTTCCCGGAGGGTTCAGCCGTGA
- a CDS encoding ArsR/SmtB family transcription factor produces MMTAQILPLTDLSECCTLGAGPLNDDEATRYAALFKVLAEPVRLRILSQLAAGGCGPVSVNELTELMGLSQPTISHHLKKMTEAGLLERTREGRTVLHQVRPALFAELRTVLQIG; encoded by the coding sequence ATGATGACCGCACAGATTCTTCCCCTGACCGACCTGTCCGAGTGTTGCACGCTCGGCGCCGGCCCGCTTAATGATGATGAGGCCACCCGCTACGCCGCGCTGTTTAAGGTGCTGGCTGAGCCGGTGCGTCTGCGGATTCTGTCCCAGTTGGCCGCCGGTGGGTGTGGCCCGGTCAGTGTTAACGAGCTCACGGAACTGATGGGGTTGAGTCAGCCGACGATTTCGCATCACCTGAAGAAGATGACCGAAGCGGGCCTGCTGGAGCGCACGCGTGAGGGACGCACGGTATTGCACCAGGTGCGTCCGGCGCTGTTCGCCGAGCTGCGCACCGTCTTGCAGATCGGCTGA
- a CDS encoding phytoene/squalene synthase family protein: protein MPDYSSAYSAALRSFLDRYDRMSTAAAHQVITSYSTSFSLATRLLSSQIREDIRNLYAMVRIADEIVDGTVEAAGLSHAECVQMLDEYERAVLDAPHCRFHVDPVLHAYAQSARRCSFDPAHVEAFFASMRRDLTQSTYDAGSFDSYVYGSAEVIGLLCLSAFLVDNPVGGSERERLESGARSLGAAFQKVNFLRDLAEDSDVLGRTYFPGLERESLTEARKDELIADIRADLAQASSVMGYLPVSARAGVLAAANLFAELTDRIDALPAQELTRRRVSVPPHVKARIIVTSLASTPRLKAGRP from the coding sequence ATGCCTGACTACTCTTCCGCCTACTCCGCTGCGCTCCGAAGCTTCCTCGACCGCTACGATCGCATGTCCACCGCGGCTGCCCACCAGGTCATCACTTCCTATTCCACCAGCTTCTCCCTGGCGACGAGGCTGCTCTCCAGCCAGATCCGGGAAGACATCCGCAACCTCTACGCCATGGTCCGCATCGCCGACGAAATCGTCGACGGCACCGTCGAAGCCGCCGGACTCAGCCACGCCGAATGCGTCCAGATGCTCGACGAATACGAAAGGGCCGTCCTCGACGCACCCCACTGCCGTTTCCACGTGGACCCCGTCCTCCATGCCTACGCCCAATCCGCCCGCCGGTGCTCCTTCGACCCGGCACACGTCGAGGCCTTCTTCGCCTCCATGCGGCGCGACCTCACCCAATCCACCTACGACGCCGGAAGCTTCGATTCCTACGTCTACGGCTCCGCAGAGGTCATCGGCCTGCTGTGCCTATCGGCCTTCCTCGTGGACAACCCGGTGGGGGGCTCAGAGCGCGAGAGGTTGGAGTCGGGAGCGCGATCGCTGGGCGCGGCCTTCCAAAAGGTCAACTTCCTCCGCGATCTCGCCGAAGACTCCGATGTCCTCGGACGCACGTACTTTCCCGGCCTTGAGCGCGAATCGCTGACGGAGGCGCGCAAAGACGAACTCATCGCCGACATCCGCGCCGATCTCGCCCAGGCATCATCAGTGATGGGCTACCTGCCGGTGTCCGCCCGGGCCGGTGTGCTCGCAGCTGCCAACCTGTTCGCCGAACTCACCGACCGCATCGATGCCCTCCCGGCGCAGGAACTCACCCGCCGCCGAGTCAGCGTGCCCCCGCACGTCAAAGCCCGCATCATCGTGACCTCCCTGGCCTCAACCCCTCGACTGAAAGCAGGACGTCCATGA
- a CDS encoding FAD-dependent oxidoreductase, with protein MATPLDTTSAPDPVVVIGAGPVGLAAAAHLHERGLPFRVVEQGPQAGAAIAQWGHTRLFSPWEYNIDTAARRLLERHDWSAPQDEVLPTGHELSAEYLAPLAATPEIAPAISYDTRVVAISRLGMDKTRTANRATTPFIARVEHDGGTVEDIQAAAVIDSSGTWSTPNPLGQAGLIAPGEYKSREQGLITQTLPDVLGRDRERFAGKHILVVGAGHSAANTLLELGELAEQNPDTRISWAVRSADVTHVYGGEANDELAARGALGSRLRQLVDAGRITVHTSLTITAFDTQGDRLQVHGTTPEGEKIIEVDTLVPATGFRPDLSILSELRLALDPAVEAPAQLGPLIDSEFHSCGSVEPHGEKVLAHPEDNFYIAGMKSYGRAPTFLMATGYEQVRSIVAALAGDQESADAVHLDLPETGVCTTDLGGSCDVPAPAGVVSEESSSQGCCTPAPQLLTIGLPGTH; from the coding sequence ATGGCAACACCTCTGGATACGACATCTGCCCCTGATCCGGTCGTGGTGATCGGCGCCGGCCCGGTCGGCCTGGCCGCCGCCGCCCACCTACACGAACGTGGCCTACCCTTCCGGGTGGTCGAGCAGGGCCCGCAGGCCGGGGCGGCGATTGCCCAGTGGGGGCACACCCGGTTGTTCTCGCCCTGGGAGTACAACATCGACACCGCCGCCCGTCGCCTGTTGGAGCGCCACGACTGGAGCGCGCCACAGGATGAGGTCCTGCCCACCGGCCACGAGCTGTCCGCCGAGTATCTCGCACCCCTGGCGGCAACTCCGGAGATCGCCCCGGCGATCAGCTACGACACCCGGGTGGTGGCCATCTCCCGACTGGGCATGGACAAGACCCGCACCGCGAACCGGGCAACCACCCCGTTCATCGCCCGCGTCGAGCACGACGGTGGCACGGTCGAGGATATTCAGGCCGCGGCAGTCATCGACTCCTCTGGCACCTGGTCGACCCCCAACCCGCTGGGCCAGGCCGGCCTGATAGCCCCAGGGGAGTATAAGTCCCGCGAGCAGGGCCTGATCACCCAGACCCTGCCCGACGTGCTGGGCCGAGACCGCGAACGCTTCGCCGGCAAGCACATCCTGGTCGTGGGTGCCGGGCACTCCGCGGCCAATACCCTGCTGGAGTTAGGTGAGCTCGCTGAGCAGAACCCGGACACCCGGATCAGTTGGGCGGTGCGCTCGGCGGATGTCACCCACGTCTACGGCGGTGAGGCCAACGACGAGCTGGCCGCCCGCGGGGCACTGGGCTCGCGCCTGCGCCAGCTGGTGGACGCAGGACGTATCACCGTCCACACCTCCCTGACGATCACCGCCTTCGACACTCAAGGCGACCGGCTGCAGGTCCATGGCACCACCCCGGAGGGGGAGAAAATCATTGAGGTCGACACGCTGGTACCGGCCACGGGTTTCCGCCCGGACCTGAGCATCCTCTCGGAGCTGCGGCTGGCCTTGGACCCGGCCGTGGAGGCCCCGGCCCAGCTGGGGCCGCTGATTGACTCCGAGTTCCACAGCTGCGGCTCGGTGGAACCCCACGGTGAGAAGGTACTGGCCCACCCGGAGGACAATTTCTATATCGCCGGAATGAAAAGCTATGGCCGCGCCCCGACTTTCCTTATGGCCACCGGCTATGAGCAGGTCCGCTCGATTGTTGCGGCCCTGGCCGGGGACCAGGAATCTGCTGACGCGGTGCACCTGGATCTACCCGAAACCGGGGTATGTACCACGGATCTGGGTGGGAGCTGCGACGTGCCGGCACCTGCTGGGGTGGTCTCGGAGGAGTCGTCCTCGCAGGGGTGTTGTACGCCGGCACCGCAGCTGCTCACGATCGGACTGCCGGGTACTCACTGA
- a CDS encoding ArsR/SmtB family transcription factor, with protein MSAALEELVVCPDHGDGRECCSLSCGPLDTSRAQRLAVMLKALADPTRLRLLSHIASQGCESVCACDLTGPLGVNQSTVSHHTTKLVDAGLLAREQRGKWAYYTVIPAAFQELRSVLDLG; from the coding sequence ATGAGTGCTGCGCTAGAAGAACTGGTCGTCTGCCCCGACCACGGTGATGGTCGGGAGTGTTGTTCCCTGTCGTGCGGGCCCCTCGATACCTCCCGCGCGCAGCGCTTGGCGGTGATGCTCAAGGCACTGGCCGATCCCACCCGCCTGCGCCTGCTGTCGCATATCGCCTCCCAGGGGTGTGAGTCTGTGTGTGCCTGCGATCTGACCGGCCCACTGGGGGTTAATCAGTCCACCGTGAGTCATCACACGACCAAGCTGGTTGACGCCGGCCTGCTGGCCCGGGAGCAGCGGGGCAAGTGGGCGTACTACACGGTTATCCCGGCAGCGTTTCAGGAGCTGCGCTCCGTGCTCGACCTGGGCTAA